A part of Streptomyces sp. NBC_01210 genomic DNA contains:
- a CDS encoding DJ-1/PfpI family protein encodes MTAKILIVTGDAAESLEVLYPYQRLREEGYEVHIAAPSRKKLQFVVHDFEPGFDTYTEKPGYTWPADLAFSEVDPGQYAAVVIPGGRAPEYLRNDPELRKLLKSFFDSDKPVAQICHGPLLTAALGSLEGRRVTAYPALELDMQAAGASFQDAEAVVDGTLVSSRAWPDHSAWMREFLKVLRAKAPVS; translated from the coding sequence ATGACAGCGAAGATCCTGATCGTCACCGGCGACGCAGCCGAGTCCCTCGAAGTCCTCTACCCGTACCAGCGGCTGCGGGAGGAGGGGTACGAGGTGCATATCGCGGCCCCCTCCCGCAAAAAGCTGCAGTTCGTGGTGCACGACTTCGAACCGGGCTTCGACACATACACCGAGAAGCCGGGCTACACGTGGCCCGCCGACCTGGCCTTCTCGGAAGTCGATCCGGGGCAGTACGCAGCGGTGGTGATCCCCGGCGGCCGCGCCCCCGAGTATCTGCGCAACGACCCGGAACTCCGCAAGCTCCTCAAGTCCTTCTTCGACTCCGACAAGCCGGTCGCCCAGATCTGCCACGGCCCGCTGCTGACGGCGGCGCTCGGCAGCCTGGAGGGCCGGCGCGTCACCGCCTACCCGGCGCTGGAACTGGACATGCAGGCGGCCGGCGCGAGCTTCCAGGACGCGGAGGCGGTCGTCGACGGCACCCTCGTCTCCTCCCGCGCCTGGCCGGACCACTCCGCGTGGATGCGGGAGTTCCTGAAGGTGCTGCGCGCGAAGGCCCCGGTGAGCTGA
- a CDS encoding HAD family hydrolase, translating into MGKRADTHIVWDWNGTLFHDIFAVIQATNASFAEIGLPAITLERYRDLYCVPVPLFYERLMGRLPTDAEWAVMDETFHRHYWVLAESAGLAAGARELLVDWQASGLTQSMCSLAPHENLIPIVRTHGIEQHFVRVDGRVGGSHTGKAEHMARHLAGLDGVRAERVVVIGDAVDDAVAAQHVGARAVLYTGGSHSRTSLRAAGTGVPVVDTLAEAVAEAERLAA; encoded by the coding sequence ATGGGGAAGCGCGCGGACACACACATCGTCTGGGACTGGAACGGCACGCTGTTCCACGACATCTTCGCGGTCATCCAGGCGACGAACGCCTCGTTCGCGGAGATAGGGCTGCCCGCGATCACGCTCGAGCGCTACCGGGACCTGTACTGCGTGCCGGTGCCGCTCTTCTACGAGCGGCTCATGGGGCGGCTGCCCACGGATGCGGAATGGGCCGTCATGGACGAGACCTTCCACCGGCACTACTGGGTGCTGGCCGAGAGCGCGGGACTGGCCGCCGGAGCCAGGGAGCTGCTGGTCGACTGGCAGGCGTCCGGGCTGACGCAGTCGATGTGTTCGCTCGCCCCGCACGAGAACCTGATACCGATCGTGCGCACGCACGGCATCGAACAACACTTTGTGCGGGTGGACGGCCGGGTCGGCGGATCGCACACCGGTAAGGCCGAGCACATGGCGCGCCACCTCGCGGGGCTCGACGGAGTACGGGCGGAGCGCGTGGTGGTCATCGGCGACGCCGTCGACGACGCGGTTGCGGCGCAGCATGTGGGAGCGCGAGCCGTCCTCTACACGGGTGGCTCACACAGCCGCACCAGCCTGCGGGCGGCGGGGACAGGCGTGCCCGTGGTGGACACACTCGCTGAGGCAGTGGCCGAGGCCGAGCGCCTGGCGGCCTGA
- a CDS encoding DUF6912 family protein: MRVYVPLTLPGLAEAHKAGKLGPGPLAAYAVTPGLREWYVSDDIEELEYAALNRAAAASLRLLAGDPAAARRRVVVAVDVPDQDAVADPDRVLVASALGEVRIASAVPLAKAAAVHVDADDAVDDVVAAAEALGAADQGDDDAQFTVDGAEDHELLWFGVQEIPNLIS; this comes from the coding sequence ATGCGCGTCTACGTCCCCCTGACCCTCCCCGGTCTCGCAGAGGCGCACAAGGCGGGCAAGCTGGGCCCCGGTCCGCTGGCCGCCTACGCGGTGACCCCGGGACTGCGCGAGTGGTACGTCTCCGACGACATCGAGGAGCTCGAGTACGCCGCGCTGAACCGTGCCGCGGCCGCCTCACTGCGGCTGCTCGCGGGTGATCCGGCCGCTGCCAGGCGCCGGGTCGTCGTCGCCGTCGACGTACCGGACCAGGACGCGGTGGCCGATCCCGACCGGGTGCTCGTCGCCAGCGCGCTCGGCGAGGTGCGGATCGCGTCCGCGGTGCCACTGGCCAAGGCGGCGGCGGTGCATGTGGACGCCGACGACGCGGTGGACGATGTGGTGGCGGCGGCGGAGGCACTGGGAGCGGCGGACCAGGGCGACGACGACGCCCAGTTCACGGTGGACGGTGCGGAGGACCACGAGCTGCTCTGGTTCGGGGTGCAGGAGATCCCGAACCTGATCTCCTGA
- a CDS encoding Rv3235 family protein has protein sequence MDRTRPAGRRDQRRPAVVAAGAMARARRQHQPHYWFADRLLAVLSGQRPVHWMLGHTIGEAYEQLVRLAPGAPLRPAERVTPVVRHCGEYHPGPGVIEAFARIGSGDRVSAMAFRLEQGADQRWRCAAVELGGERVAAQPIR, from the coding sequence ATGGACAGGACCCGGCCCGCAGGACGGCGCGATCAACGCAGGCCCGCAGTGGTGGCGGCAGGGGCGATGGCCCGCGCACGGCGGCAGCACCAGCCGCACTACTGGTTCGCCGACCGCCTGCTCGCGGTGCTCAGCGGACAGCGACCGGTGCACTGGATGCTCGGGCACACCATCGGGGAGGCGTACGAGCAACTGGTGCGGCTGGCTCCAGGGGCTCCGCTGCGCCCGGCGGAACGGGTCACGCCGGTCGTACGGCACTGCGGCGAGTACCACCCGGGCCCCGGCGTGATCGAAGCCTTCGCCCGGATCGGCTCGGGCGACCGGGTCAGCGCGATGGCCTTCCGCCTGGAGCAGGGCGCGGACCAGCGCTGGCGCTGCGCGGCGGTGGAGCTCGGCGGGGAGCGTGTCGCCGCACAGCCGATCCGGTAG
- a CDS encoding MarR family winged helix-turn-helix transcriptional regulator, which yields MRNVAQQLRLLQQSFDAFDEAAAARLGVNRTDLRCLDLVLGAGERSDGEGSGAELSAGELSAALKLSPAATTTVIDRLERAGLVTRSRDAANRRRVLVTATDSARAAEAEVYLPVGAAGAEALSRYDEDQLATILNFLQAARQVQEGQAARLGVDGG from the coding sequence GTGAGGAATGTTGCCCAGCAGCTCCGCCTGCTGCAACAGAGCTTCGACGCCTTCGACGAGGCCGCCGCGGCACGGCTCGGCGTGAACCGCACCGACCTGCGCTGCCTCGATCTGGTGCTGGGGGCGGGCGAGCGGTCGGACGGCGAAGGGTCTGGCGCCGAGTTGTCGGCCGGCGAGCTCAGCGCCGCACTGAAGCTCAGCCCGGCGGCGACGACCACGGTCATCGACCGGCTCGAGCGCGCCGGCCTCGTCACCCGCAGCCGCGACGCGGCCAACCGCCGGCGCGTACTCGTCACCGCCACGGATTCCGCCCGTGCTGCCGAGGCCGAGGTCTATCTGCCCGTCGGCGCCGCCGGGGCCGAGGCGCTGAGCCGTTACGACGAGGACCAGCTCGCCACGATCCTGAACTTCCTCCAGGCTGCGCGTCAGGTGCAGGAGGGGCAGGCGGCCAGGCTCGGTGTGGACGGCGGCTGA
- a CDS encoding SgcJ/EcaC family oxidoreductase encodes MSTSDIQIQDLFQRFMQTWNDGDAVAFGACFTEHSDYVSYDGTRAVGRAEHQDNHDRLFRGVLTGSALVGEIEAIRYIAPGVAIVHGTASVLMPWRSELPKRRLSRQTVVVVNTDDGWRITAIHNGRVRPVTIPAPDSMPSKMSRTTTRAARLLGLGRRNTASAVAGAGAGV; translated from the coding sequence ATGAGCACCAGCGACATCCAGATCCAGGACCTCTTCCAGCGCTTCATGCAGACCTGGAACGACGGCGACGCGGTCGCCTTCGGCGCCTGCTTCACCGAGCACTCCGACTACGTCTCGTACGACGGCACCCGTGCCGTGGGACGGGCCGAGCACCAGGACAACCACGACCGGCTGTTCCGCGGGGTCCTCACCGGCTCGGCGCTGGTCGGCGAGATCGAGGCGATCCGCTACATCGCCCCTGGGGTCGCCATCGTGCATGGCACCGCCTCCGTACTGATGCCGTGGCGCTCCGAGCTCCCCAAGCGGCGCCTGTCACGCCAGACGGTCGTGGTCGTGAACACCGACGACGGCTGGCGGATCACCGCGATCCACAACGGCCGGGTCCGCCCGGTCACCATCCCCGCCCCCGACTCGATGCCGTCGAAGATGTCCCGGACCACGACCCGCGCCGCCCGCCTCCTCGGCCTGGGCCGCCGCAACACGGCGAGTGCCGTCGCCGGGGCCGGCGCCGGCGTCTGA
- the secA gene encoding preprotein translocase subunit SecA: MSVFNKLMRAGEGKILRKLHRIADQVNSIEEDFVNLSDAELRALTDEYKERYADGESLDDLLPEAFATVREAAKRVLGQRHYDVQMMGGAALHLGYVAEMKTGEGKTLVGTLPAYLNALSGKGVHLITVNDYLAERDSEMMGRVHKFLGLSVGCILANMTPAQRREQYNCDITYGTNNEFGFDYLRDNMAWSQDELVQRGHNYAIVDEVDSILVDEARTPLIISGPADQATKWYGDFAKLVTRLAKGEPGNQLKGIEETGDYEVDEKKRTVAIHEPGVAKVEDWLGIDNLYESVNTPLVGYLNNAIKAKELFKKDKDYVVIDGEVMIVDEHTGRILAGRRYNEGMHQAIEAKEGVDIKDENQTLATITLQNFFRLYGKLSGMTGTAMTEAAEFHQIYKLGVVPIPTNKPMVRKDQSDLIYRTEVAKFAAVVDDIAEKHEKGQPILVGTTSVEKSEYLSQQLNKRGVQHEVLNAKQHDREATIVAQAGRKGAVTVATNMAGRGTDIKLGGNPDDLAEAELRQRGLDPVEHVEEWAAALPAALERAEAAVKAEHDEVTNLGGLYVLGTERHESRRIDNQLRGRSGRQGDPGESRFYLSLGDDLMRLFKAQMVERVMSMANVPDDVPIENKMVTRAIASAQSQVEQQNFETRKNVLKYDEVLNRQREVIYGERRRVLEGEDLQEQVRHFMDDTIDAYIQAETVEGFAEEWDLDRLWGAFKQLYPVKATVEELEEAAGDRAGITAEFIAESIKDDIHEQYDEREKQLGSDIMRELERRVVLSVLDRKWREHLYEMDYLQEGIGLRAMAQKDPLVEYQREGFDMFTAMMEGIKEESVGYLFNLEVQVEQQVEEVPVQDTAERTSLAKEDAVPAGASRPEIRAKGLGAPQRPDRLHFSAPTVDGEGGVVEGDFDNDGEPARSEMDGLTRAERRKAQKGAGRRRKK, encoded by the coding sequence GTGTCCGTCTTCAACAAGCTCATGCGTGCAGGCGAAGGCAAGATCCTGCGCAAACTGCACCGCATCGCGGACCAGGTCAACTCCATCGAAGAGGACTTCGTCAACCTCTCCGACGCCGAGTTGCGGGCGCTCACGGACGAATACAAGGAGCGCTACGCAGACGGCGAAAGTCTGGACGACCTGCTCCCCGAGGCCTTCGCGACCGTCCGCGAGGCCGCCAAGCGCGTCCTCGGCCAGCGCCACTACGACGTACAGATGATGGGCGGCGCCGCCCTGCACCTCGGATACGTCGCCGAGATGAAGACCGGTGAGGGCAAGACCCTCGTCGGCACCCTCCCCGCCTACCTCAACGCGCTCTCGGGCAAGGGCGTCCACCTGATCACGGTCAACGACTACCTGGCCGAGCGCGACTCCGAGATGATGGGCCGGGTCCACAAGTTCCTGGGCCTGAGCGTCGGGTGCATCCTCGCCAATATGACGCCCGCCCAGCGCCGCGAGCAGTACAACTGCGACATTACGTACGGAACGAACAATGAGTTCGGTTTCGACTACCTCCGCGACAACATGGCGTGGTCCCAGGACGAGCTCGTCCAGCGCGGCCACAACTACGCCATCGTCGACGAGGTCGACTCGATCCTTGTCGACGAGGCCCGTACGCCGCTGATCATCTCCGGCCCCGCCGACCAGGCCACCAAGTGGTACGGCGACTTCGCCAAGCTGGTGACGCGCCTGGCCAAGGGCGAGCCGGGCAACCAGCTCAAGGGCATCGAGGAGACCGGCGACTACGAGGTCGACGAGAAGAAGCGGACCGTCGCCATCCATGAGCCGGGTGTCGCGAAGGTCGAGGACTGGCTGGGCATCGACAACCTCTACGAGTCGGTGAACACTCCGCTCGTCGGTTATCTGAACAACGCCATCAAGGCCAAGGAACTGTTCAAGAAGGACAAGGACTACGTCGTCATCGACGGCGAAGTCATGATCGTCGACGAGCACACCGGCCGTATCCTCGCCGGCCGCCGCTACAACGAGGGCATGCACCAGGCGATCGAGGCGAAGGAAGGGGTGGACATCAAGGACGAGAACCAGACCCTCGCCACGATCACCCTGCAGAACTTCTTCCGCCTCTACGGCAAGCTCTCCGGAATGACCGGTACGGCCATGACGGAGGCCGCGGAGTTCCACCAGATCTACAAGCTCGGCGTCGTGCCGATCCCGACGAACAAGCCGATGGTCCGCAAGGACCAGTCCGACCTGATCTACCGGACCGAGGTCGCGAAGTTCGCGGCGGTCGTCGACGACATCGCCGAGAAGCACGAGAAGGGCCAGCCGATCCTGGTCGGCACCACCTCGGTCGAGAAGTCCGAGTACCTCTCGCAGCAGCTGAACAAGCGCGGTGTGCAGCACGAGGTCCTCAACGCCAAGCAGCACGACCGGGAGGCGACGATCGTCGCCCAGGCCGGCCGTAAGGGCGCCGTCACCGTCGCCACGAACATGGCCGGCCGTGGTACGGACATCAAGCTCGGCGGCAACCCCGACGACCTCGCCGAGGCGGAGCTGCGCCAGCGCGGCCTGGACCCGGTCGAGCACGTCGAGGAGTGGGCCGCGGCCCTGCCTGCCGCGCTGGAGCGGGCCGAGGCGGCCGTCAAGGCCGAGCACGACGAGGTCACCAACCTCGGCGGCCTCTATGTGCTGGGCACCGAGCGACACGAGTCGCGCCGTATCGACAACCAGCTGCGCGGTCGTTCCGGCCGTCAGGGCGACCCGGGCGAGTCCCGTTTCTACCTGTCGCTGGGTGACGACCTGATGCGTCTGTTCAAGGCGCAGATGGTCGAGCGCGTGATGTCGATGGCCAACGTGCCGGACGACGTGCCGATCGAGAACAAGATGGTGACGCGCGCGATCGCGTCGGCCCAGTCGCAGGTCGAGCAGCAGAACTTCGAGACGCGTAAGAACGTCCTGAAGTACGACGAGGTCCTCAACCGCCAGCGCGAGGTCATCTACGGCGAGCGCCGCCGTGTCCTGGAGGGCGAGGACCTGCAGGAGCAGGTGCGTCACTTCATGGACGACACCATCGACGCCTACATCCAGGCGGAGACCGTCGAGGGCTTCGCGGAGGAGTGGGACCTGGACCGGCTGTGGGGCGCGTTCAAGCAGCTCTACCCGGTGAAGGCCACCGTCGAGGAGCTGGAGGAGGCGGCCGGCGACCGGGCCGGGATCACCGCCGAGTTCATCGCCGAGTCCATCAAGGACGACATCCACGAGCAGTACGACGAGCGCGAGAAGCAGCTCGGCTCGGACATCATGCGTGAGCTCGAGCGGCGCGTGGTGCTGTCCGTACTGGACCGCAAGTGGCGTGAGCACCTCTACGAGATGGACTACCTCCAGGAGGGCATCGGCCTGCGCGCGATGGCGCAGAAGGACCCGCTGGTGGAGTACCAGCGCGAGGGCTTCGACATGTTCACCGCCATGATGGAGGGCATCAAGGAGGAGTCCGTCGGCTATCTGTTCAACCTGGAGGTCCAGGTCGAGCAGCAGGTCGAGGAGGTCCCGGTGCAGGACACGGCGGAGCGGACCTCGCTCGCCAAGGAGGACGCCGTTCCCGCGGGCGCTTCCCGTCCGGAGATTCGCGCGAAGGGCCTCGGTGCCCCGCAGCGGCCCGACCGGCTGCACTTCTCCGCTCCCACGGTCGACGGCGAAGGCGGTGTCGTCGAGGGCGACTTCGACAATGACGGCGAGCCTGCCCGGTCGGAGATGGACGGGCTGACGCGTGCCGAGCGACGCAAGGCGCAGAAGGGCGCCGGCCGCCGCCGCAAGAAGTAA
- a CDS encoding GNAT family N-acetyltransferase, which yields MEPITLTTERLLLRPFTADDTEAVYQACQDPDIQRWTTVPSPYERQHAAEFTGQMVPDGWRTSTMCTFAVLPREGGPLMASVAVTLRTFSGTWEIGFWTGKEHRGRGVMAESVGAVAHWAFSRLGATRLEWRAEVGNAGSRAVAEKSGFVMEGALRAALLNKDTLRDTWVGALLPSDLGLASTHPYLPARAGG from the coding sequence ATGGAGCCCATCACTCTCACCACCGAGCGCCTGCTGCTGCGTCCCTTCACGGCCGATGACACGGAGGCCGTGTACCAGGCCTGCCAGGATCCCGACATCCAGCGGTGGACGACGGTCCCTTCGCCGTACGAACGGCAGCACGCGGCCGAGTTCACCGGGCAGATGGTGCCGGACGGCTGGCGCACCAGCACGATGTGCACCTTCGCGGTGCTGCCGCGCGAGGGCGGTCCGCTGATGGCGTCGGTCGCGGTCACGCTGCGGACCTTCTCGGGCACCTGGGAGATCGGCTTCTGGACGGGCAAGGAGCACCGCGGGCGCGGTGTCATGGCGGAGAGCGTGGGCGCCGTGGCGCACTGGGCCTTCAGCAGGCTGGGGGCGACGCGTCTGGAGTGGCGGGCGGAAGTCGGCAACGCGGGGTCCCGGGCCGTCGCGGAGAAGTCCGGCTTCGTGATGGAGGGCGCACTGCGCGCGGCTCTGCTGAACAAGGACACCCTCAGGGACACCTGGGTCGGTGCGCTGCTGCCGTCGGACCTTGGGCTGGCGAGCACGCATCCGTATCTCCCGGCCCGTGCCGGGGGCTGA
- a CDS encoding winged helix-turn-helix domain-containing protein, with protein sequence MTTMPPPAAELSADEARRIALRAQGFMGAPDRRGGVRGVLRHLGAVQLDTISVLARSHELIPYARLGAVGRRTVEDAYWTEGHSFEYWSHAACILPVEEWPHFAFRRRAYRGRPHWHHDLPDGSYDQVIKQLRAEGPLTATELGGAKNGGEWWDWSASKVAVERALMYGEVVCTERRSWKRVYDLAERAVPDALLHDELDDTECLRRLVQLAGQALGVGTRADIADYHRLKGEQFDAVVADSGLVPITVEGWSKPAWADPEALASAPRGRHRTTLLSPFDSLIWERARTERIFGFTHRLEAYVPKPKRVYGYFAMPLLSGGRLLGRVDPAREGTTLVARQVSLDTPKAVAPMAQALREAAEWVGCDSVRIERVDRAELTADLVRAVSS encoded by the coding sequence ATGACGACGATGCCGCCTCCCGCCGCCGAACTCTCCGCCGACGAGGCGCGCCGCATAGCGCTGCGCGCCCAGGGGTTCATGGGCGCGCCCGACCGGCGGGGCGGGGTGCGGGGCGTGCTGCGCCATCTCGGCGCCGTACAGCTGGACACGATCTCGGTGCTGGCGCGTTCGCACGAGCTGATTCCGTACGCCCGTCTCGGCGCGGTGGGCCGCAGGACGGTCGAGGACGCGTACTGGACGGAGGGCCACAGCTTCGAGTACTGGTCGCACGCGGCCTGCATCCTGCCCGTAGAGGAGTGGCCGCACTTCGCCTTCCGCCGCCGCGCCTACCGTGGCCGCCCGCACTGGCACCACGACCTGCCGGACGGCTCGTACGACCAGGTGATCAAACAACTGCGCGCCGAAGGCCCGCTCACCGCGACGGAGTTGGGCGGCGCGAAGAACGGCGGCGAGTGGTGGGACTGGTCGGCGTCGAAGGTAGCCGTCGAGCGCGCGCTGATGTACGGCGAGGTGGTGTGCACCGAGCGGCGCAGCTGGAAGCGGGTGTACGACCTCGCCGAGCGCGCCGTACCCGATGCGCTTCTGCACGACGAGCTGGACGACACCGAGTGCCTGCGCCGGCTCGTCCAGCTGGCCGGACAGGCACTGGGCGTCGGCACCCGCGCCGACATCGCGGACTATCACCGGCTCAAGGGCGAGCAGTTCGACGCGGTGGTCGCGGACTCCGGTCTTGTCCCGATCACGGTCGAGGGCTGGTCCAAGCCCGCCTGGGCGGACCCCGAGGCACTCGCCTCGGCGCCGCGCGGCCGGCACCGTACGACCCTGCTCTCGCCGTTCGACTCCCTCATCTGGGAGCGGGCGCGCACCGAGCGGATCTTCGGCTTCACCCACCGCCTGGAGGCGTACGTACCCAAGCCGAAGCGGGTGTACGGCTACTTCGCAATGCCGCTGCTGTCGGGTGGCAGGCTGCTGGGCCGCGTCGATCCGGCGCGCGAGGGGACGACGCTGGTGGCACGCCAGGTGTCCCTGGACACCCCCAAGGCCGTGGCACCCATGGCTCAGGCGCTGCGCGAGGCGGCGGAGTGGGTCGGCTGCGATTCCGTACGGATCGAACGGGTCGACCGCGCCGAGCTCACCGCGGACCTCGTCCGGGCCGTCTCCTCCTGA
- a CDS encoding response regulator transcription factor, which produces MADSFGPVHDDAGDAGATVNDTGADADDSRKEPIRVLVVDDHALFRRGLEIVLAQEEDIQVVGEAGDGAEAVDKAADLLPDIVLMDVRMPKRGGIEACTSIKEVAPSAKIIMLTISDEEADLYDAIKAGATGYLLKEISTDEVATAIRAVADGQSQISPSMASKLLTEFKSMIQRTDERRLVPAPRLTERELEVLKLVATGMNNRDIAKQLFISENTVKNHVRNILEKLQLHSRMEAVVYAMREKILEIR; this is translated from the coding sequence ATGGCGGACAGCTTCGGCCCGGTTCACGACGACGCCGGCGACGCCGGTGCCACAGTCAACGACACCGGCGCGGACGCCGACGACTCACGCAAGGAGCCGATCCGGGTCCTCGTGGTGGACGACCACGCCCTCTTCCGGCGGGGCCTGGAGATTGTCCTCGCGCAGGAGGAGGACATCCAGGTCGTCGGCGAGGCGGGCGACGGCGCGGAGGCCGTCGACAAGGCGGCCGATCTGCTGCCCGACATCGTGTTGATGGATGTGCGGATGCCCAAGCGCGGCGGCATCGAGGCCTGTACCTCCATCAAGGAGGTGGCCCCCAGCGCGAAGATCATCATGCTGACGATCAGTGACGAGGAGGCCGACCTCTACGACGCGATCAAGGCGGGCGCCACCGGCTACCTCCTCAAGGAGATCTCCACCGATGAGGTGGCCACGGCGATCCGTGCGGTGGCCGACGGCCAGTCGCAGATCAGCCCGTCCATGGCGTCGAAGCTGCTCACCGAGTTCAAGTCGATGATCCAGCGCACCGATGAGCGCAGGCTCGTCCCCGCGCCCCGGCTGACCGAGCGGGAACTCGAAGTGCTCAAGCTGGTCGCCACGGGGATGAATAACCGTGATATCGCCAAGCAGTTGTTCATTTCCGAGAACACCGTGAAGAACCACGTCCGCAACATCCTGGAGAAGCTGCAGCTGCACTCCCGGATGGAGGCCGTGGTCTACGCGATGAGGGAAAAGATCCTCGAGATCCGGTAG
- the hpf gene encoding ribosome hibernation-promoting factor, HPF/YfiA family, whose product MDIVVKGRKTEVPERFRKHVAEKLKLDKIQKLDGKVISLDVEVSKEHNPRQADRSDRVEITLHSRGPVIRAEAAAADPYAALDLATGKLEARLRKQHEKRHNRRGNGRISASEVADVVPGVAELNANGRPVAEEAPQSVATTRIGSLEVQGEGPLVVREKIHTAAPMLLDQALYEMELVGHDFYLFVDSETKQPSVVYRRHAYDYGVIHLETDPLAGSEAGGAGGALGG is encoded by the coding sequence GTGGACATCGTCGTCAAGGGCCGCAAGACCGAGGTGCCCGAGCGGTTCCGCAAGCACGTGGCCGAGAAGCTGAAGCTGGACAAGATCCAGAAGCTCGACGGCAAGGTGATCAGCCTGGACGTCGAGGTGTCCAAGGAGCACAACCCGCGGCAGGCCGACCGTTCCGACCGTGTGGAGATCACACTCCACTCCCGAGGCCCGGTGATCCGGGCGGAGGCAGCGGCAGCCGATCCGTACGCAGCGCTCGATCTCGCCACGGGCAAGCTGGAGGCGCGGCTGCGCAAGCAGCACGAAAAGCGCCACAACCGCCGCGGCAACGGCCGCATTTCGGCATCCGAGGTGGCCGATGTCGTTCCCGGCGTCGCCGAGTTGAACGCCAATGGCCGGCCCGTCGCCGAAGAGGCGCCCCAATCCGTTGCCACCACCAGGATCGGCTCGCTCGAAGTCCAGGGCGAAGGACCGCTGGTGGTCCGCGAGAAGATTCACACCGCAGCCCCGATGTTGCTCGACCAGGCGCTCTACGAGATGGAGCTGGTCGGGCACGACTTCTACCTGTTCGTCGACTCCGAGACGAAGCAGCCCAGTGTCGTCTACCGACGGCATGCCTATGACTATGGCGTCATCCACCTGGAGACCGACCCGCTGGCCGGGTCCGAGGCGGGCGGCGCAGGAGGTGCACTCGGCGGCTGA
- a CDS encoding ComF family protein, producing the protein MRGWWREISGLVLPAACGGCGTPRTPLCEECARALYGAGARRARPVLEPAGLPVVHAAAPYADAVRAVLLAHKERGALGLARPLGVALAGAVRASLPVSRAAGGRWPLLLVPVPSARRAVRARGHDAARRIALAAAGELRRTGIEARALPVLRQRRAVADQSGLTARERVSNLAGALEVVAGGGRLLEGGRAVLVDDLMTTGASLAEAARALRAASGLQFSGFVQPSAAVVAVPPLSFEINWN; encoded by the coding sequence ATGCGGGGGTGGTGGCGCGAAATCTCCGGTCTGGTGCTGCCGGCCGCCTGTGGCGGCTGCGGCACTCCTCGCACGCCGCTCTGTGAGGAGTGCGCCCGTGCGCTGTACGGCGCCGGGGCGCGCCGGGCGAGGCCTGTACTGGAGCCTGCGGGCCTGCCGGTGGTGCATGCCGCCGCCCCGTATGCGGACGCCGTACGTGCGGTGCTGCTGGCGCACAAGGAGCGGGGTGCTCTGGGGCTGGCCCGGCCGCTGGGTGTCGCGCTCGCAGGGGCGGTACGCGCGTCGCTGCCGGTGTCCCGGGCCGCCGGGGGACGGTGGCCGCTGTTGCTCGTACCCGTGCCGTCCGCGCGGCGGGCGGTGAGGGCGCGCGGGCACGACGCCGCGCGGCGGATCGCGCTGGCGGCCGCGGGTGAGCTGCGGCGTACGGGGATCGAGGCGAGGGCTCTGCCGGTGCTGCGGCAGCGGCGGGCGGTGGCCGACCAGTCGGGGCTCACGGCCCGCGAGCGGGTGTCGAATCTGGCGGGGGCACTGGAGGTCGTGGCGGGGGGCGGACGGCTTCTGGAGGGCGGCCGGGCGGTGCTGGTGGACGATCTCATGACGACCGGGGCTTCGCTGGCCGAGGCGGCGCGGGCGCTCCGCGCGGCCTCCGGTCTGCAATTTTCTGGATTCGTACAGCCGAGCGCAGCGGTTGTCGCAGTGCCACCGCTGTCTTTCGAAATAAACTGGAACTGA